The following proteins come from a genomic window of Oncorhynchus clarkii lewisi isolate Uvic-CL-2024 chromosome 23, UVic_Ocla_1.0, whole genome shotgun sequence:
- the LOC139381760 gene encoding leucine-rich repeat transmembrane protein FLRT3, producing the protein MTAQCKNFLLFLTRVGLLLGLANPLVTSASCPSACRCDGTFIYCNDRGLTSIPTGIPLDATVLFLQNNRIKSAGIPTDLKRLSNVEKIYLYCNNLDEFPQNLPIGVKELHLQENNIRMITHASLGQIPLIEELHLDDNSVSAVSIEEGAFRDSNHLRLLFLSRNHLSTIPSGLPQTIEELRFDDNRISSISEASLQDLINLKRLVLDGNLLNNRGIGEMAFINLINLTELSLVRNTLTSPPANLPGTSLEKLQLQDNHINRVPAGAFAFLRQLYRLDLSGNNLSSLPQGVFEDLDNLTQLLLRNNPWQCTCRMKWVRDWLRSLPTKVNVRGFMCQGPDKVKGMAIKDLSTDLFDCGGSDLDGSQVAPTFETSTVSNTLPPSHPQWPSFVTKRPVVKMPELSKNHRSTTTPSGRKIIRISVKSSSAETVHISWRVSVPMTALRLSWLKLGHNPSFGSITETIVQGEKTEYLLTALEPESSYRICMVPMETSNIYLSDETPVCIETETSSLKAYNPTTTLNREQEKEPYNNSSLPLAAIIGGAVALLAMIMLALVCWYVHRKGSLFSRNCTYNKGRRRKDDYAEAGTKKDTSILEIREASFQMIPIHPVPVSKEEFVIHTIFPPNGLSLYKSPHSETSISNRSYRDSGIPDSDHSHS; encoded by the coding sequence ATGACCGCCCAATGCAAGAACTTCCTCCTCTTCCTGACCAGAGTAGGACTACTCTTGGGTCTGGCTAACCCTCTGGTGACCTCAGCCTCCTGCCCATCGGCCTGCCGGTGTGATGGGACCTTCATCTACTGTAATGATCGAGGCCTCACCTCCATTCCTACCGGCATTCCGCTGGATGCTACTGTACTCTTCCTCCAAAACAACAGGATCAAGAGTGCTGGTATCCCCACCGATCTGAAGAGGCTAAGCAATGTTGAGAAGATCTATCTGTACTGTAATAATCTGGATGAGTTCCCACAAAACCTGCCAATAGGAGTCAAAGAGCTGCATCTACAGGAGAATAATATTCGGATGATTACGCATGCGTCGCTGGGTCAGATCCCGCTGATCGAGGAGCTACACCTGGATGATAACTCTGTCTCGGCGGTTAGCATCGAGGAGGGAGCGTTCAGGGACAGCAACCACCTGAGACTACTTTTTCTGTCCAGGAACCACCTGAGCACCATCCCATCCGGCCTTCCGCAGACCATCGAGGAGCTGCGCTTCGACGACAACCGGATCTCGTCGATATCGGAGGcgtccctccaggacctgatcaaccTAAAGAGACTCGTCCTGGACGGGAACCTACTCAACAACCGTGGCATCGGCGAGATGGCCTTCATCAACCTGATTAATCTCACCGAGCTGTCCCTGGTGAGAAACACACTGACGTCTCCGCCGGCTAACTTACCGGGAACCAGTCTTGAAAAATTGCAGCTCCAAGACAACCACATCAACCGGGTACCGGCCGGGGCTTTCGCTTTCCTCAGGCAGCTGTATCGGCTGGATCTATCGGGCAACAACCTGAGCAGTCTGCCTCAAGGAGTGTTTGAAGACCTGGATAACCTCACGCAGCTCCTGCTCCGTAACAACCCATGGCAGTGTACTTGCCGGATGAAGTGGGTGAGAGACTGGTTAAGGTCGCTGCCGACAAAAGTCAACGTTCGAGGGTTTATGTGCCAGGGGCCGGACAAGGTGAAGGGCATGGCTATAAAGGATCTGTCTACTGACTTGTTTGACTGTGGAGGCTCTGACTTGGACGGGAGCCAGGTGGCCCCTACCTTCGAGACCAGCACCGTCTCTAACACCTTACCCCCCTCACATCCACAATGGCCCTCCTTTGTCACTAAAAGACCAGTGGTGAAAATGCCTGAACTGAGTAAGAACCACCGCAGTACTACGACACCATCAGGTAGAAAGATCATCAGGATCAGCGTGAAGTCGagcagtgcagagacagtgcacATCTCCTGGAGGGTTTCTGTACCCATGACTGCCCTAAGGCTCAGTTGGTTAAAACTTGGCCACAACCCTTCATTTGGTTCCATCACGGAGACCATCGTACAGGGGGAGAAGACGGAGTACCTCCTAACAGCTCTAGAACCGGAATCCTCATACAGGATATGCATGGTTCCCATGGAGACCAGCAACATTTACCTGTCGGACGAGACTCCGGTTTGCATCGAGACAGAGACCAGTTCTCTGAAGGCctacaaccccaccaccactctgAACCGCGAACAGGAAAAGGAGCCTTACAACAATTCCAGTCTGCCTTTAGCCGCGATCATCGGAGGGGCTGTGGCTCTGTTGGCAATGATAATGCTGGCGCTTGTGTGCTGGTACGTGCACAGGAAGGGTTCGCTGTTTTCCAGGAATTGCACCTACAACAAGGGCCGACGGAGGAAGGACGATTACGCAGAGGCGGGGACGAAGAAGGATACCTCGATCTTGGAGATACGAGAGGCCTCTTTTCAGATGATCCCCATACACCCCGTGCCCGTGTCCAAAGAGGAGTTTGTGATACATACGATTTTCCCTCCGAATGGATTGAGTCTGTACAAAAGCCCACACAGCGAGACCAGTATTAGCAACAGGAGCTACAGAGACAGTGGAATACCTGATTCAGACCACTCCCATTCATGA